A segment of the Ictalurus punctatus breed USDA103 chromosome 24, Coco_2.0, whole genome shotgun sequence genome:
GGAAAAATGATATTTGAGGTTACAGTCAAGCCAGTTGACCCCACCCACTGCTGACGAAAAGAAAGAGTGCTCAGAAGCAGTAGTTGAGGAAAGAAGCAGGTCCTGAGCGTGGGAATGGTTTTACTTGCACATACAGATTTTTCACATTACTGCACACACGAGGGTTTAAAACGAGCGCGAGTGTACATCTACTTTCCTCTCTCaagagcttttagctgtactcgtatatcgaagagggctttggctgaatgctcGTCACATGTCACGTCTCTGCCTGAATCTGCGGTAGATCTGACGACTCCGAATGTTGTGGtgttccttgattttgtgttaatttctgtcATCCTGAAATCCTCGAGGAACTGAAGTGCTTGTATCTGCTGTGTTTACTGTCGGTCCACTGCTGACTCGTCCCCATCCCCCCCACAGCGCCCTCTAGTGTTCGGGCTCTAGTCTTTACAgctcacatcatcatcatcattcaccCTTCATGTACAGAAGATAAAACAATACTCTTTATTTTATAAGTATAGCTCAGtgataaaacaatatttaaaattgcTGATCAGTGTGATGacttgtaataataatattagtataattattaattatatatataaaatgttttatctgatttattttgaaaatattctTAGTTTATTTAATCGTAAATATTTGATTCTCTTTTCATTGTaatatgtgaaatatatttaaatttcagTAGGCGTGTATTTGGGGTGTAATATGATTATATTTCGCCAGCTTCCTGCACACGCGCTTAAGGACGGCTACGTTACGTCACGACTCAGATGGTCAGGCCACGCTGCTGAACCTGCTGCTGAGGAACTACCTGCACTACAACCTGTACGACCAGGCCGAGAAACTGGTCTCCAAATCCGTCTTTCCCGAACTCGCTAATAACAACGAGTGGGCTCGCTACCTCTACTACACCGGTAATCACTTCCTGTATCTCTGATAAACCGCTAAtcgcttcctgtctctctgataAACCGCTAAtcgcttcctgtctctctgataAACCGCTAATCACTTCCTGTATCTCTGATAAACCGCTAAtcgcttcctgtctctctgataAACCGCTAAtcgcttcctgtctctctgataAACCGCTAATCGCTTCCTGTCCCTCTGATAAACCACTAAtcgcttcctgtctctctgataAACCGCTAATCGCTTCCTGTCCCTCTGATAAACCGCTAAtcgcttcctgtctctctgataAACCGCTAATCGCTTCCTGTCCCTCTGATAAACCGCTAAtcgcttcctgtctctctgataAACCGCTAATCGCTTCCTGTCCCTCTGATAAACCGCTAAtcgcttcctgtctctctgataAACCGCTAATCGCTTCCTGTCCCTCTGATAAACCGCTAATCGCTTCCTGTCCCTCTGATAAACCGCTAATCGCTTCCTGTCTCTTTGATAAACCGCTAATCGCTTCCTGTCCCTCTGATAAACCCGCTAATCGCTTCCTGTCCCTCTGATAAACCGCTAATcgcttcctgtctgtctgataAACCGCTAAtcgcttcctgtctctctgataAACCGCTAATCGCTTCCTGTCCCTCTGATAAACCGCTAATCGCTTCCTGTCCGTCTGATAAACCGCTAATCGCTTCCTGTCCCTCTGATAAACCGCTAATCGCTTCCTGTCCGTCTGATAAACCGCTAATcgcttcctgtctgtctgataAACCGCTAATcgcttcctgtctgtctgataAACCGCTAATcgcttcctgtctgtctgataAACCGCTAAtcgcttcctgtctctctgataAACCGCTAAtcgcttcctgtctctctgataAACCGCTAATcgcttcctgtctgtctgataAACCGCTAATCGCTTCCTGTCCCTCTGATAAACCGCTAATCGCTTCCTGTCCCTCGGATAAACCGCTAATCGCTTCCTGTCCCTCTCATGAACCGCTAATCGCTTCCTGTCCCTCTGATAAACCGCTAATCACTTCCTGTGTGAagagtttttgtgtgtgctgtaaTGACAGATCAGCGTTAAGtccctgtgtgcgtgtgtgtgtgtgtttcagggcgGATTAAAGCCATTCAGCTGGAGTACTCTGAAGCCAGGAGAACTCTGACTAACGCACTGCGTAAAGCACCACAGCACACCGCCGTCGGCTTCAAACAGACCGTGAGTGTCActtaatatcatcatcatcatcagctctCTGGTCTGCAGTAGAGACTCACCTATACACGCtaaggccaaaagtatgtgcacccctgaccatcacacgtatgtgcttcttccccaaactttttccacaaagtctgaagcacacagttgtgtaGAACGTCTCTGTATACTGTAGCGTTACAGTTTCCCTAAGAACTAAGAGGAACCCAAACACCGTTCCAGCACGACGcaaagtgcacaaagcgagctccatgaagacgtggtgtgtgaaggttggaaggaGGTAGAAGATCTtgagtgtcctgtacagaaccctgacctcaaccccacagaagacctttgggatgaactggagtctcctcacatcatcatcagcacctgacctcaacctcactaacgctcttgtagctgaatgatcactaatccccacagccatgcccccaaatctagtggaaagccttcccagaagagtggagctcattataacagtaaagggggaATCAATCTGAAACGAGACGTTCAACAAGGAAGCAcacgagtgtgatggtcaggggtgcacaaacttttggactTAGTGTTCATTGATTTTACACCTCTTGggatgaccccccccccccccccccccccccctctctccctctctctcaggtcCATAAGTTGTTGATCGTGGTGGAGTTGTTGCttggagagattccagacagaCTGCAGTTCCGGCAGCCATCTCTCAAACGCTCTCTCATGCCCTACTTCCTCCTCACTCAgggtatctgtctgtctgtctgtctttgtctgtctgtctttgtctctctgtctctctctgtgtgttttccagTTCCTGTTCACATAATGACGCAGAAGCATAttctgtatattatataaaaagaatgttgatacacacattattttttttcaaaaatattctgtgtgtgtgtgtgtttacagcggTGAGGACTGGGAACTTGGCGAACTTTAATCAGGTCCTGGATCAGTTTGGCGAGAAGTTTCAGGCCGACGGGACGTACACACTCATCATCCGCCTCAGACACAATGTGATTAAAAccggtgagagagagggagaacacAGACCTTCACTTTACACTGTCATATTTCATCATCTCTCTGTCACACATCTGTTCATTTGGACTGTTTCATTTCTCCTCAAAAATATCAATTCATATTAAAAATGGAGGAAGATGTAGTGATGCTTAGTGAAGACAAAAAAATCATCAGTTAGACATGAGAAATATGatgcgtatgtgtgtatatatctactATACATGttatgttcatatatatatatatatatatatatatatatataatatgaactgttttatataaacaaactattGAAATATGACCTGACAAAATATAATTTACTtgaatgtcatttaaaatgttatacacacaattaaatttaaatgtaaaattaaattgaaatgGTTATGCATATCTTAtgtatgtattgtgtgttttattataaaattaaataataatataaatctataggatccaaaaataaaacaattacaacattaactgtaattAAGAATAAGCTACAATcgaaaacaatgaaataaagtgattgtgtgtgtgtgtgtaggtgtgaggaTGATCAACTTGTCGTATTCGCGGATTTCTCTGGCTGATATCGCTCAGAAACTGCAGCTGGACAGTCCTGAGGATGCAGAGTTCATTGTGGcaaaggtctctctctcttctctctctgtctctctatctctctgtctctcttctctctctctctctcttctctctctctctctcttctctctctctctctcttctctctctctctcttctcttctctctctctctgtctctctttctctctctgtctctcttctctctctgtctctcttctctctctctcttctctctctcctctctctctctctctgtctcctctctctcttctctctgtctctcttctctctctctcttctctctctctgtctctcttctctctcttctctcttctctctctctctatctctctgtctcctctctctgtctctcttctctctctgtctcttctctctctctctctcgcttgcgctctctctctctctctctctctctctctctctctctcttctctctctcgcttgcactctctctctccctctgactCTCACATGCACGTGTGTGCAAGCACGAACTACACGAGAATAATGACCAGATCACGTTGTTGTATTTGAGTGTTTTGTACGTGTCTGCGCAGGCGATCCGTGACGGTGTGATCGAGGCGAGTATAAACCATGAGAAGGGTTACGTCCAGTCCAAGGAGACGGTGGACATTTACGGCACCCGGGAGCCTCAGCTCGCCTTCCACCAGCGAATCTCCTTCTGCCTGGACATCCACAACATGTCTGTCAAGGTAAGAGCGTGACCATGTGACACAGTGTAGATCAGAAGCTGATCTCAGATTCTCTTTACTTCACTCAGGGTGTGTTACTTTCCCACAGGCCATGAGATTCCCACCTAAGGCCTACAACAAGGACCTGGAGTCTGCAGAGGTAGGGAATCCATTCATAATGAACTCGTTATAACttcctgtgtatgagctgttactatagaaacgatacaGTATTAGAGCAAGCGTGTTCATTATACATAAAGCTGTGATGTgaagctgcactactgtcagagctgctgatttCATAATGTGCAAGttagatctgtgtgtgtgtgtgttttacaggaaCGCAGGGAGCGAGAGCAGCAGGATCTGGAGTTTGCTAAAGAAATGGCTGAGGATGATGACGACAGTTTCCCATAAATACAAAACTGAAACctgctgattttctttttcttgttgtttttgttacttttcttttttttttttttagaaaaaagtcTATGTGCCCTCTGTTTGCCGTGTAGTGAGTGCTCGGTCCTGTAGGATACCACTTTTCTGCCTggatacacacacccacaataTTTATGATGATTAAATCAGACATTTATTCAGCGTGCGCTCTAACCTCCTGAatcacgcgcacacgcacacacacacacacacacacacacacagttaacaGGTGTGCCATTGGCCCAGTTACAGGGTGTTTTATTAGCGAGATTTAACCAGAATTCAGCTTATAACCGCAGTAAGAGTCAGAGAGCACGTGGCGTTAACTGTATGCAACGCAATCAGAAATTTAGTAGAGATTATGAAGATGAGATGGTAA
Coding sequences within it:
- the psmd3 gene encoding 26S proteasome non-ATPase regulatory subunit 3 encodes the protein MKETAKKREKAKENKAEKQKESQGPEAQDVEMPEEESSAAAKPAKEQDSITLEDIKEHVKQIEKAVSGKEPRFVLRALRALPSTSRRLNPNVLHKAVSGFYTSNAAGKEFLLSFLEEPMDTEGDVQFRPRTGKAAAAPLIPEVEAYLQLLLLVYLINNKRYPEAQKVSDDLLQKISSQNRRALDLVAAKCYYYHCRVYEFLNQLDTVRSFLHTRLRTATLRHDSDGQATLLNLLLRNYLHYNLYDQAEKLVSKSVFPELANNNEWARYLYYTGRIKAIQLEYSEARRTLTNALRKAPQHTAVGFKQTVHKLLIVVELLLGEIPDRLQFRQPSLKRSLMPYFLLTQAVRTGNLANFNQVLDQFGEKFQADGTYTLIIRLRHNVIKTGVRMINLSYSRISLADIAQKLQLDSPEDAEFIVAKAIRDGVIEASINHEKGYVQSKETVDIYGTREPQLAFHQRISFCLDIHNMSVKAMRFPPKAYNKDLESAEERREREQQDLEFAKEMAEDDDDSFP